In a genomic window of Polyodon spathula isolate WHYD16114869_AA chromosome 21, ASM1765450v1, whole genome shotgun sequence:
- the LOC121295970 gene encoding transmembrane protein 100-like has protein sequence MPEESNKDIMRIQKDPERLGMEKTNNNDCLVTNVPLVNEVQLTAATGGAELSCYRCTVPFGVVILIAGIVVTAVAYSFNSHGSIISVIGLVLLSTGLLLLASSALCWKIRQMRKRDQRRESQTALMASQRSSFA, from the coding sequence ATGCCAGAAGAATCTAATAAAGACATCATGAGAATTCAAAAGGATCCAGAAAGACTAGGAATGGAAAAGACTAATAACAACGACTGCTTGGTCACCAACGTCCCCCTGGTCAATGAAGTCCAGCTGACCGCTGCCACTGGTGGCGCCGAGCTCTCTTGCTATCGGTGCACTGTGCCCTTTGGGGTGGTCATTCTCATAGCCGGGATCGTGGTCACTGCTGTGGCCTACAGCTTCAATTCACACGGATCTATCATCTCGGTCATCGGGCTTGTCCTCCTGTCCACTGGACTCCTCCTGCTGGCCTCCAGCGCTTTGTGCTGGAAGATCAGGCAGATGAGAAAGAGAGaccagaggagagagagccagACAGCTTTAATGGCAAGCCAGAGAAGCAGCTTTGCTTAA